In Wolinella succinogenes DSM 1740, a single genomic region encodes these proteins:
- a CDS encoding molybdopterin-dependent oxidoreductase — translation MEIEISRRRFLQGSVALTIVGASSGALAVGGSSGNKTESQEKGERSVATLCEMCVNKCAAIARVKDGKVIKLDPNPLFPKSRNMLCARGNAGIKALYDEDRLKYPLIRAGERGDGKFKRVTWDEAYTYIQEKLVKIMDEEQDNRSAIGFCAGEGMGEHHFKEFNKVFGSSNWLNHSSVCLQSTVSGYTLTIGTYGNPDLANAKYVIMAGANRAEAIVTPDTMDLFKRTLGRGCQLVVIDPRYSHTAHKADLWLPIKAGTDLAFVLALTHVVLSEEIYNKKFVEEKFNGFEEYKAHILQQNYTPEWAEPITGISASDIRKVARDFMACAPQAIYYPGRRTTWAKNDFQLRRAMAIFTALGGGVDVKGGICYGKTLPIDEHSIPAPMYANAKSRIEQNKAAIVGGTGSWVAWRDMVAAKETPYPIRGMFIYKQNPMHCVPNTAKTAQMFKNMDLVVTIDTMPSDTAIMSDVILPECTYLERTDPVKSFGGIEPAIAQRNKVIEPLYETKPVLQILRELTAKLSRPLFENSLKHDEDLQEMIEEKASELASSNPNKGEEELKKLAIEEVFEDEMEGWDISQGYAHSEEEMNEHAVAKYAGAHEMLLKHGVFYPGINEQFKQVSANEYVYYPESKKAYSMRNGQFNTPSKKVECVIPSLASKGIDTMPTWREEYLPKTPAGQFRFVTGRHAQFTQSSTANNALLLDTMSENFIWINKRVAKERGIKFGDLLEISSKAGKTRIKAYPTEKIAPDTVFFVHGFGVQSKAMSRAYQNGGHDSMIIEEHIEPVFGAAAAHETLVEIRKV, via the coding sequence GTGGAAATCGAAATTTCACGCAGAAGGTTTCTGCAGGGAAGCGTCGCCCTTACTATCGTCGGAGCCTCATCGGGTGCTTTGGCTGTGGGTGGCTCTTCGGGCAATAAAACAGAGAGTCAGGAAAAAGGAGAGCGTTCGGTCGCGACACTTTGCGAGATGTGCGTTAATAAGTGCGCCGCCATCGCTAGAGTCAAGGATGGCAAAGTGATCAAATTGGATCCAAACCCTCTCTTCCCAAAATCAAGAAATATGCTCTGTGCTCGCGGAAACGCCGGAATCAAAGCTCTTTATGACGAAGATCGACTCAAATACCCTTTGATTCGAGCAGGTGAGCGAGGAGATGGAAAGTTCAAGCGCGTCACTTGGGATGAGGCCTACACTTATATCCAAGAAAAGCTCGTCAAAATCATGGATGAGGAGCAAGACAATCGCTCAGCCATCGGTTTTTGTGCTGGCGAGGGAATGGGCGAGCACCACTTCAAAGAGTTCAATAAGGTTTTTGGCTCTAGCAACTGGCTCAACCACTCTTCCGTCTGTTTGCAAAGCACTGTAAGTGGCTACACGCTCACTATCGGAACCTATGGCAACCCCGACCTTGCCAACGCCAAGTATGTCATTATGGCAGGGGCTAACCGAGCCGAAGCGATCGTCACCCCCGACACAATGGATCTCTTTAAACGCACCTTGGGGCGAGGCTGTCAATTGGTCGTCATCGACCCTCGCTACTCCCACACGGCCCATAAGGCTGATTTGTGGCTCCCCATCAAAGCGGGCACCGACCTCGCTTTTGTTCTTGCGCTCACCCATGTTGTCCTTAGTGAAGAGATTTATAATAAAAAGTTTGTTGAAGAGAAATTCAATGGCTTTGAAGAGTACAAAGCCCACATTCTCCAGCAGAACTATACCCCTGAGTGGGCTGAGCCTATCACGGGAATCTCCGCTTCTGATATCAGGAAAGTGGCTAGGGATTTCATGGCTTGCGCCCCTCAAGCCATCTACTATCCCGGAAGAAGAACCACTTGGGCAAAAAATGACTTCCAACTCCGCCGTGCCATGGCCATCTTCACCGCTCTTGGGGGCGGCGTGGATGTAAAGGGAGGAATCTGCTACGGAAAGACCCTTCCTATTGATGAGCACTCCATCCCTGCGCCCATGTATGCCAATGCTAAATCACGAATCGAACAAAACAAAGCTGCGATCGTCGGCGGAACAGGTTCTTGGGTTGCATGGAGGGATATGGTGGCCGCCAAAGAGACCCCCTACCCCATCCGAGGAATGTTCATCTACAAGCAAAATCCTATGCATTGTGTGCCCAATACTGCTAAAACCGCTCAGATGTTCAAAAACATGGATCTAGTCGTCACTATCGACACCATGCCCAGCGACACCGCGATCATGAGTGATGTGATTTTGCCTGAGTGCACCTACCTAGAGCGCACCGATCCCGTGAAGAGCTTTGGAGGAATCGAACCTGCCATTGCTCAGCGAAATAAGGTCATTGAGCCTCTTTATGAGACCAAGCCTGTGCTCCAAATCTTGCGGGAACTCACCGCAAAACTCTCTCGACCCCTCTTTGAAAACAGCCTCAAGCATGACGAAGACCTTCAGGAGATGATCGAAGAAAAAGCCTCCGAGCTAGCCTCTTCTAATCCCAATAAGGGCGAAGAAGAGCTCAAGAAGCTCGCTATTGAAGAGGTTTTTGAGGATGAAATGGAGGGATGGGATATTTCTCAGGGTTACGCTCACTCCGAAGAGGAGATGAATGAGCACGCCGTAGCCAAATATGCTGGAGCCCACGAAATGCTCCTTAAACATGGAGTCTTTTATCCAGGTATCAATGAGCAGTTCAAACAAGTAAGCGCCAACGAGTATGTCTACTATCCCGAATCCAAAAAAGCCTACTCTATGCGCAATGGGCAATTCAACACCCCTTCCAAAAAAGTGGAGTGCGTGATTCCAAGTCTAGCCTCCAAGGGGATTGACACGATGCCTACATGGAGAGAGGAATATCTTCCCAAGACTCCCGCAGGTCAGTTCCGATTTGTTACAGGACGGCACGCCCAGTTCACCCAATCCTCTACGGCCAACAATGCGCTACTGCTTGACACCATGAGCGAAAACTTCATCTGGATCAACAAGCGCGTTGCCAAAGAGCGAGGAATTAAATTTGGTGACCTTCTTGAAATAAGCTCCAAAGCAGGTAAAACTCGAATCAAGGCCTATCCTACCGAGAAAATTGCCCCTGATACGGTCTTTTTCGTCCACGGCTTTGGCGTCCAATCCAAGGCGATGAGCCGCGCCTACCAAAACGGGGGACACGACAGTATGATCATTGAAGAACATATCGAGCCTGTCTTTGGAGCTGCTGCAGCCCATGAGACACTCGTAGAGATAAGGAAGGTGTGA
- a CDS encoding phenylacetate--CoA ligase family protein, with the protein MVWNDVEAYPREKIQALQLSRLQETLRRVYELVPFYRAKFDEIGITPDSIQTLQDIARLPFTKKQDLRNNYPFGLFSVSMDEVVRIHSSSGTTGKPTVVGYTKHDMEVWGEVMARTFTLAGVTAKDVVHNAYGYGLFTGGLGFHDGAQRVGATIIPASGGFTNRQIMLLRDFKATALTCTPSFAMHLAEVAKSEGFDPRKDFHLKAGIFGAEPSSEGLQRAVADTWGIAYHEIYGLSELIGPGVSCSCEQRNGLHLNEDHFYPEIIDPKNGEVLPYGELGELVLTSITKQALPIIRYRTGDLTRLRIEPCRCGRTLVRMESITGRADDMLIVNGVNIFPSQVEHVIAQAEGLTLNYQIIADKKGYLDRLEIHIEVDENIMTDSVGEMERLKRQLEKELLNHLYINADVKLVEPRSIERSMGKAVRVVDKRKI; encoded by the coding sequence ATGGTCTGGAATGATGTCGAGGCCTACCCGCGCGAAAAGATCCAAGCCCTTCAGCTAAGCCGTCTCCAAGAGACGCTCCGCCGTGTCTATGAGCTTGTGCCTTTCTATCGTGCCAAGTTTGATGAGATAGGAATCACGCCCGATTCGATTCAAACCCTCCAAGATATCGCGCGCCTCCCCTTCACCAAAAAGCAAGATCTTCGCAACAACTACCCCTTTGGGCTCTTTAGCGTGAGCATGGATGAGGTGGTGCGAATCCATAGCTCCAGCGGCACCACGGGCAAGCCTACAGTCGTAGGCTACACCAAGCATGACATGGAGGTTTGGGGTGAGGTGATGGCACGCACCTTCACACTGGCTGGAGTCACTGCCAAAGATGTCGTTCACAATGCCTATGGCTACGGACTCTTCACGGGAGGGCTGGGATTTCATGATGGTGCCCAAAGGGTCGGAGCGACCATCATTCCCGCTAGCGGAGGTTTCACCAACCGTCAAATCATGCTGCTTCGAGATTTCAAAGCCACCGCGCTCACCTGCACCCCCTCTTTTGCGATGCACCTAGCCGAGGTTGCCAAAAGCGAAGGGTTTGATCCGCGCAAAGATTTTCATCTCAAAGCAGGAATTTTTGGTGCTGAACCCTCTAGCGAAGGACTTCAAAGGGCAGTCGCCGACACATGGGGAATCGCCTATCATGAAATCTATGGATTGAGTGAGCTCATTGGCCCTGGTGTCTCTTGCAGCTGCGAACAGCGCAATGGCCTCCACCTCAACGAAGATCACTTCTATCCCGAAATCATCGATCCCAAAAATGGTGAAGTGCTCCCCTATGGTGAATTAGGTGAGCTGGTACTCACGAGCATTACCAAGCAGGCACTCCCCATTATTCGCTACCGCACAGGGGATCTCACGCGTCTTAGAATCGAACCTTGTCGTTGCGGTAGGACACTGGTTCGCATGGAGAGCATCACAGGAAGAGCGGATGATATGCTTATCGTCAATGGCGTGAACATCTTCCCCTCTCAGGTGGAACATGTCATCGCTCAAGCCGAAGGATTGACGCTCAACTACCAAATCATCGCCGATAAAAAAGGGTATCTTGATAGACTGGAGATTCACATCGAAGTGGATGAAAACATCATGACCGATAGCGTCGGAGAGATGGAGCGGCTCAAGCGCCAGCTGGAAAAAGAGCTCCTCAACCACCTCTACATTAATGCCGATGTTAAGCTCGTGGAACCTCGAAGTATCGAGAGAAGCATGGGTAAGGCCGTCCGTGTTGTGGATAAGCGAAAAATCTAA
- a CDS encoding 2-oxoacid:acceptor oxidoreductase family protein: protein MKYQIVTSGFGGQGAVFIVKLLSLCAGIKGEKYLGTENHGMSQRGGSVSCFIKVGDFYTPVIEENQADMIIALEQNEGLRTLQYLKKGGKLIVNADDSLPRLEGCEAIKVDAFSLAKEGRFPAQALNAFMVGVASMQSGFPFDEETLKKGLEMINPKVAESNIQVFELGRACAPRS from the coding sequence ATGAAATATCAAATCGTCACTTCAGGATTTGGCGGACAGGGCGCGGTCTTTATCGTCAAACTCCTCAGCCTCTGCGCAGGAATCAAAGGCGAAAAGTATCTTGGTACCGAAAATCATGGAATGAGCCAACGCGGCGGAAGCGTGAGCTGCTTCATCAAGGTGGGGGATTTCTACACTCCTGTGATCGAAGAGAATCAAGCCGATATGATCATCGCCTTAGAACAAAATGAAGGATTGCGAACCCTCCAGTATCTCAAAAAAGGGGGCAAGCTTATCGTCAATGCCGACGATTCGCTACCTAGATTAGAAGGGTGCGAAGCGATTAAGGTGGATGCCTTTTCACTCGCTAAAGAGGGGCGATTCCCTGCTCAGGCGCTCAATGCTTTCATGGTGGGTGTCGCCTCGATGCAATCGGGATTTCCTTTTGATGAGGAGACCCTCAAAAAAGGGCTAGAGATGATCAATCCCAAGGTCGCTGAGTCTAACATCCAAGTCTTTGAGCTGGGTCGCGCCTGCGCGCCAAGGAGTTAG
- a CDS encoding thiamine pyrophosphate-dependent enzyme: MQKILMGNDAIAWGLINSGVEFTSGYPGTPSSEILASFQKIRDSLGLQAYAEWATNEKVGFEVAYAASMSGRRACATMKQVGLNVASDALMSAAYIGNKGGFLLVCADDPGFHSSQTEQDSRSFAKFARIPVLDPSTPQEAYTMVKKGLELSEFFETPVMLRSTMRVSHSREICEIDEPSFEREKKESSFERDIKRWAAVPREGRLRQGIEMLERIESLKAYNWKEFIEPLVSKLTQKPTLILASGVAYVYAKEAVEEQNLEADVLKIHLPYPLPSTRLEELFEGYERVIVFEESYPCMEEQLNAPNLHGKLTHEVSEIDELGKKHLLDTLAKLGITQGSNPYVGTRYEKELPKRPPNLCPGCPHRDMFYAITKVFKKKKSLFPSDIGCYTLGLNQGAIDTVLCMGGSISVASGLSLANPDKAIVATIGDSTFVHGGIPPLINAVYQKHRFVLVVLDNSVVAMTGRQSTPEGSPDVDILKIVQGCGAEAIEYRYTPKLKESVNFFKQVKARYEESDKPIVVVVRQFCVLDKERAKLHLPKEFATVDKDKCVACDHCLTEYKCPSMSYGEDGKVEVDPFLCAGCGACLDGLCPTDAFTLISKGAKA, from the coding sequence ATGCAGAAGATTCTTATGGGTAATGACGCCATCGCTTGGGGACTCATCAACAGCGGGGTGGAGTTCACCTCAGGCTATCCTGGCACCCCCTCAAGCGAGATTCTCGCCAGCTTCCAAAAAATCCGCGATTCCTTAGGACTCCAAGCCTACGCCGAATGGGCAACTAATGAGAAAGTGGGCTTTGAGGTCGCTTATGCCGCCTCAATGTCTGGCAGGCGCGCCTGTGCGACCATGAAGCAAGTGGGGCTTAATGTGGCCTCTGATGCACTCATGAGTGCCGCTTATATCGGCAATAAAGGCGGCTTTTTGCTTGTATGCGCCGATGACCCGGGGTTTCACTCCTCTCAAACCGAGCAAGATTCTCGAAGCTTTGCCAAATTCGCTCGCATCCCGGTGCTTGATCCAAGCACTCCGCAAGAGGCCTACACAATGGTCAAAAAGGGACTTGAGCTAAGCGAGTTTTTCGAGACCCCCGTGATGCTAAGAAGCACCATGCGCGTCTCTCATAGTCGCGAGATTTGCGAGATTGATGAGCCAAGCTTTGAACGTGAGAAAAAAGAGTCAAGCTTTGAACGTGATATCAAGCGATGGGCGGCCGTCCCTAGAGAGGGGAGATTGCGCCAAGGAATCGAGATGCTAGAGCGAATCGAGTCGCTCAAAGCCTATAACTGGAAAGAGTTTATTGAGCCTCTTGTCTCCAAGCTCACCCAAAAGCCCACCCTGATTCTTGCCTCAGGCGTAGCCTATGTCTATGCCAAAGAGGCGGTGGAAGAGCAGAATCTTGAGGCGGATGTGCTCAAAATCCACCTCCCCTATCCTCTCCCAAGCACACGCCTTGAAGAGCTTTTTGAGGGATATGAGCGCGTCATTGTCTTTGAAGAATCCTACCCCTGTATGGAGGAGCAGCTCAACGCCCCCAATCTTCATGGCAAGCTCACGCATGAGGTGAGCGAGATTGATGAGCTTGGCAAAAAGCATCTTCTAGACACTTTGGCCAAATTAGGAATCACCCAAGGGAGCAACCCCTATGTGGGCACTCGCTACGAAAAAGAGCTCCCCAAGCGCCCCCCCAATCTCTGCCCCGGCTGTCCTCATCGCGATATGTTCTATGCGATCACCAAGGTTTTTAAAAAGAAAAAATCGCTCTTCCCTTCAGACATTGGCTGCTACACCCTGGGACTCAATCAAGGAGCGATTGACACTGTGCTCTGCATGGGAGGCTCTATCTCGGTGGCTAGCGGCCTTAGCCTTGCCAACCCCGACAAAGCGATCGTGGCAACGATTGGAGATTCGACTTTTGTGCATGGAGGAATCCCTCCACTCATCAACGCCGTCTATCAAAAACATCGATTCGTTCTCGTGGTGCTTGATAATTCCGTCGTCGCCATGACGGGTCGCCAAAGCACTCCTGAGGGGAGCCCTGATGTGGATATCCTCAAAATCGTCCAAGGGTGCGGAGCGGAAGCGATAGAGTATCGCTACACCCCCAAACTCAAGGAGAGCGTGAATTTCTTCAAGCAGGTCAAAGCCCGATACGAAGAGAGTGACAAGCCTATTGTAGTGGTGGTAAGACAATTCTGTGTGCTGGACAAAGAGCGCGCTAAGCTTCACCTCCCCAAAGAGTTTGCCACGGTCGATAAAGATAAATGTGTCGCGTGCGACCACTGCCTCACCGAGTACAAGTGCCCCTCCATGAGCTATGGAGAGGATGGCAAAGTCGAGGTCGATCCCTTCTTGTGCGCAGGGTGTGGTGCCTGTCTGGATGGACTCTGCCCCACCGATGCCTTCACCCTTATTTCCAAAGGAGCCAAAGCATGA
- a CDS encoding AEC family transporter, with protein sequence MFASLFSIISFILSGYIAKRLKIIEQKQALTLIDFVIYFAIPALIFEKIYHLEMSLTLLYLVFIGMIGTAIGVAVVTLVGWWLKFSRPTLVTMVMMASFGNTLLLGIPVLEGFLGEEALREGIFYDQFATAIPVALLGPFILALASKEKASVIQSASKIVRFPPVIALVAAFLLKSVPIPEFIFSTLKMFGSTVTPVALFAIGLQMVFSSIRTEWKPTLVVLSGKMILSPLCATLIILALGIPMDESAHIAILQSAMPPMVLASAMVMKAQLNTSLAVSTVAFGVGASLGIMPLLYSLLSFL encoded by the coding sequence ATGTTTGCCTCCCTTTTTAGCATCATCTCTTTCATTCTTTCAGGCTACATTGCCAAACGATTGAAAATTATTGAGCAAAAACAGGCCCTCACTCTGATTGATTTTGTCATCTACTTTGCTATCCCTGCTCTTATTTTTGAAAAAATCTACCATCTTGAAATGAGCTTAACGCTTCTTTATCTTGTCTTTATCGGGATGATTGGCACCGCTATAGGCGTAGCAGTCGTAACTCTTGTGGGGTGGTGGCTTAAGTTCTCTCGTCCCACTTTAGTCACCATGGTCATGATGGCAAGCTTTGGGAACACTCTCTTGTTAGGGATTCCAGTGCTGGAGGGATTCTTGGGGGAAGAGGCGCTAAGAGAGGGAATCTTTTATGACCAATTCGCTACCGCTATCCCCGTAGCGCTTCTTGGGCCTTTCATTCTTGCCCTTGCAAGCAAAGAGAAGGCGAGCGTGATCCAAAGCGCCTCAAAAATCGTCCGATTCCCTCCAGTGATTGCTCTAGTTGCAGCCTTTTTGCTCAAAAGCGTGCCCATTCCTGAATTCATCTTTAGCACCCTCAAAATGTTTGGCTCGACCGTCACCCCCGTGGCACTCTTTGCTATCGGACTCCAGATGGTCTTTAGCTCCATTAGAACCGAATGGAAGCCCACTTTGGTTGTTTTAAGCGGCAAGATGATTCTCTCACCCCTCTGTGCCACTCTCATTATCCTAGCACTTGGGATTCCTATGGATGAGAGCGCCCATATTGCGATTCTTCAATCGGCCATGCCCCCCATGGTTCTAGCCAGTGCGATGGTGATGAAAGCCCAACTCAACACTTCTCTAGCCGTCTCTACAGTCGCTTTTGGCGTGGGGGCTAGCCTAGGAATCATGCCCCTTCTCTACTCCCTCCTTTCCTTTTTGTAA
- a CDS encoding PaaI family thioesterase, producing the protein MTTQEIHFLKHIKAELIDYSEGFAVLAFDIEDLHKQHLGMVHGGAIATLADNAGWYAVRSLLSSEQSSVTIELKVNFLKPVAGEMLRAEARVVNRTKRTAFTVIELFCKDLLVAYATATFAINEERKLTQSVHSE; encoded by the coding sequence ATGACAACCCAAGAGATTCATTTTCTCAAACATATCAAGGCTGAGCTCATTGATTATAGTGAGGGCTTTGCGGTGCTGGCGTTTGATATTGAGGATTTGCACAAGCAGCATTTGGGGATGGTGCATGGGGGCGCGATCGCTACATTGGCGGATAATGCGGGATGGTATGCGGTGCGCTCCCTCCTCTCTAGCGAGCAGAGCAGTGTGACCATTGAGCTTAAGGTCAACTTCTTAAAACCCGTTGCAGGAGAGATGCTAAGGGCAGAGGCAAGGGTAGTCAATCGGACAAAGCGGACGGCTTTTACGGTGATTGAGCTCTTTTGTAAGGATCTTTTGGTGGCCTACGCGACGGCAACCTTTGCCATCAATGAGGAGCGTAAGCTCACCCAAAGCGTTCACTCCGAGTAG
- the trpB gene encoding tryptophan synthase subunit beta, which produces MHKPYLKSFPNKEGYFGKYGGAYLPPLLIEHFKEIGEAYLKISQSFDFIQELKSIRKHYQGRPTPLYYARRLSQKAGGAAIYLKREDLNHTGAHKLNHCMAEALLAKHLGKKKLIAETGAGQHGVALATAAAYFGMECEIHMGEVDIAKEHPNVIRMKMLGAKVVPVSFGERTLKEAVDSAFEAYLKDPANAIYAIGSVVGPHPFPKMVRDFQSVVGAEAKEQFLEMTGELPDHIVACVGGGSNAMGIFSAFIDDPVELWGVEPLGKGKSLGEHAASLSYGKEGVMHGFNSIMLQNEDGSPASVHSVASGLDYPSVGPEHAYLHEIGRTHSVGVSDEEAIKNFFALSRLEGIIPAIESAHAIAYGMKLAKERLGEKILINLSGRGDKDIDYVSETFGFGGEE; this is translated from the coding sequence ATGCACAAACCCTACCTCAAGAGCTTTCCCAATAAAGAGGGATATTTTGGCAAATATGGCGGCGCTTACTTGCCTCCTTTGCTCATTGAACACTTCAAAGAGATTGGAGAGGCCTACCTCAAAATCTCCCAGAGTTTTGATTTTATCCAAGAGCTAAAAAGTATCCGCAAGCACTACCAAGGGCGACCCACACCCCTCTATTACGCGCGGAGATTGAGTCAAAAAGCAGGAGGCGCAGCGATCTATCTTAAGCGTGAAGACCTCAATCACACGGGGGCACATAAGCTCAATCATTGTATGGCGGAGGCTCTATTGGCTAAGCATCTAGGCAAAAAGAAGCTGATTGCTGAGACAGGCGCAGGGCAGCATGGCGTAGCGCTTGCGACTGCCGCAGCCTACTTTGGCATGGAGTGCGAGATTCACATGGGAGAGGTGGACATTGCCAAGGAACACCCCAATGTGATTCGCATGAAGATGCTAGGGGCAAAGGTGGTGCCCGTGAGTTTTGGCGAAAGGACACTCAAGGAGGCGGTGGATAGCGCTTTTGAGGCCTATCTCAAAGACCCTGCGAATGCGATCTATGCGATTGGCTCGGTGGTGGGACCTCACCCCTTCCCTAAAATGGTTCGTGACTTCCAAAGTGTTGTGGGCGCAGAGGCGAAAGAGCAGTTTTTGGAGATGACGGGCGAGCTCCCCGATCATATCGTGGCGTGCGTGGGAGGCGGAAGCAATGCGATGGGAATCTTTAGCGCCTTTATTGATGATCCCGTGGAACTATGGGGAGTGGAGCCTCTAGGTAAAGGAAAAAGCCTAGGCGAGCACGCCGCGAGTCTTAGCTATGGCAAAGAGGGGGTGATGCATGGATTTAACTCCATTATGCTTCAAAACGAGGATGGCTCTCCCGCCTCAGTTCACTCCGTGGCGAGTGGACTTGACTACCCCTCGGTGGGGCCAGAGCACGCCTATTTGCATGAGATTGGCAGGACGCACTCCGTGGGCGTGAGCGATGAAGAGGCGATCAAGAACTTCTTTGCCCTCTCACGCCTAGAGGGAATCATTCCCGCCATTGAGAGTGCCCATGCGATCGCCTATGGCATGAAGCTCGCCAAAGAGCGCTTGGGTGAGAAGATTCTCATCAATCTCAGTGGTCGTGGGGATAAGGATATTGATTATGTTTCAGAGACATTTGGTTTTGGAGGCGAGGAATGA
- a CDS encoding NAD(P)H-dependent oxidoreductase, with translation MNDFEKAMNFRHACKLFDESQKIPRESMDWIMEMGALSPSSFGLEPWRFLVIEDQSIKAALRPACWDQPQVTTCSHFVVLLSKKPKFFEAGSEYLKRSFLRRTQGDEEKLAKILAVFDNFQKNELKPDLENWAKMQVYLASANMMSAAAFIGIDSCPIEGFVYDELEKALAKEVALFKPEDYGIAYCIAFGYRAHPQGERYRWVKEEVITYV, from the coding sequence ATGAATGATTTTGAAAAGGCGATGAATTTTCGCCATGCGTGCAAGCTTTTTGATGAGAGCCAAAAGATTCCCAGAGAATCGATGGATTGGATCATGGAGATGGGAGCTCTCTCTCCCTCCTCTTTTGGGCTAGAGCCTTGGCGTTTTTTGGTGATCGAGGATCAGAGCATTAAAGCCGCCCTCCGCCCTGCGTGCTGGGATCAGCCCCAGGTGACCACCTGCTCCCATTTTGTAGTGCTTCTATCTAAAAAGCCGAAATTCTTTGAAGCAGGAAGCGAATACCTCAAGCGCTCATTTTTGCGCCGAACTCAAGGAGATGAGGAGAAGTTAGCCAAGATTTTGGCCGTCTTTGACAATTTCCAAAAAAACGAGCTCAAACCTGACTTGGAGAACTGGGCAAAGATGCAAGTCTATCTAGCCAGTGCCAATATGATGAGTGCAGCAGCCTTTATTGGAATTGATTCTTGTCCGATTGAGGGGTTTGTTTATGATGAGCTAGAGAAGGCTCTTGCCAAAGAGGTGGCACTCTTTAAGCCTGAGGATTATGGGATTGCCTACTGCATCGCCTTTGGTTATCGCGCCCATCCACAGGGAGAGAGATACCGATGGGTAAAAGAAGAGGTGATCACTTACGTGTAG
- a CDS encoding D-alanyl-D-alanine carboxypeptidase family protein: protein MHFLPKLLVALSLSATLLLANLAPVVEKFENQIESLIIKDLSNKKILYAKETHKEVRPASLTKIMTAILAIESGKMNEVVTITPEMTLVEPSKAGFKVGEKFYLRDLVKSALIQSANDSATGIGIFVGGSSENFVKMMNKKAKALGMKETNFTNAAGFDIGDHLSTAHDLMLLAEYAIKNKSFNEIVKMNKHTFSPINNKNKIYTSWTHNKLLRTHKYTIGIKTGYTSKAGPCLIARAKKGEKDLLLVMLNSKENRWKSAQAIFDEVIEKERVNPPKPSPTRK, encoded by the coding sequence ATGCACTTTCTTCCCAAGCTCTTAGTCGCCCTCTCTTTGAGCGCGACTCTACTTTTAGCCAACCTAGCCCCCGTCGTTGAAAAATTTGAAAACCAAATCGAATCGCTCATCATCAAAGACCTCTCCAATAAAAAGATCCTCTACGCCAAAGAGACGCACAAAGAGGTTCGACCCGCCAGTCTCACTAAAATCATGACGGCGATTTTAGCCATTGAGAGTGGCAAAATGAATGAAGTGGTGACGATCACGCCTGAAATGACTTTGGTGGAGCCTAGCAAGGCGGGCTTTAAGGTGGGGGAGAAGTTCTATTTGAGAGATCTGGTGAAGTCTGCCCTCATCCAATCAGCCAACGATTCGGCGACGGGAATTGGAATTTTTGTCGGAGGAAGCAGTGAGAATTTCGTCAAAATGATGAACAAGAAGGCCAAAGCGCTAGGAATGAAAGAGACAAACTTCACCAATGCCGCTGGATTTGATATTGGTGATCATCTCTCCACGGCCCATGATTTGATGCTCCTAGCGGAATATGCCATCAAAAACAAAAGTTTCAATGAAATCGTGAAGATGAACAAGCACACCTTCTCGCCCATCAACAACAAAAACAAAATCTACACCTCATGGACGCACAACAAACTCCTGCGCACCCATAAATACACCATTGGAATCAAGACGGGCTACACTTCCAAGGCTGGTCCTTGCCTCATTGCACGCGCCAAAAAAGGTGAAAAAGACCTGCTTTTAGTGATGCTCAACTCTAAAGAGAATCGATGGAAGAGCGCTCAAGCCATCTTTGATGAGGTGATTGAAAAGGAGAGGGTGAACCCTCCCAAGCCCTCCCCTACACGTAAGTGA